A genomic region of Pelodiscus sinensis isolate JC-2024 chromosome 1, ASM4963464v1, whole genome shotgun sequence contains the following coding sequences:
- the MFAP5 gene encoding microfibrillar-associated protein 5 isoform X3, producing the protein MWGHYDTSGMMAFRARTLMCIIALFVFPADWFLPMVNCQEASTVLPEITTDVSVPAGSTTIPECREEQFPCTRLYSVHKPVKQCIKYLCVTSVRRMYIINKEVCSRMICKEDEFMQDEICRQLAGLPPRRMRRSGQPRGPPCQWAKNKELNNPAAP; encoded by the exons GGATGATGGCTTTTAGAGCTCGCACACTGATGTGCATCATAGCCCTCTTTGTCTTTCCAGCTG ACTGGTTTCTTCCTATGGTCAATTGTCAAGAAGCCTCAACAG TTTTACCTGAAATAACCACTGATGTCTCTG TTCCGGCTGGCAGTACAACAATACCAG AATGCCGTGAAGAGCAGTTCCCTTGCACACGCCTATACTCTGTTCACAAACCTGTGAAGCAGTGTATCAAATACCTGTGTGTTACCAG TGTGCGTCGCATGTACATAATAAACAAGGAGGTGTGCTCTCGTATGATCTGCAAAGAGGATGAATTCATGCAAG ATGAGATCTGCCGCCAGCTGGCTGGCCTCCCCCCTCGACGCATGCGCCGCTCCGGTCAGCCCCGTGGTCCTCCTTGCCAATGGGCCAAGAACAAGGAGCTGAATAATCCTGCTGCTCCATGA
- the MFAP5 gene encoding microfibrillar-associated protein 5 isoform X1, whose product MWGHYDTSGMMAFRARTLMCIIALFVFPADWFLPMVNCQEASTVLPEITTDVSGVADTVADEQVPAGSTTIPECREEQFPCTRLYSVHKPVKQCIKYLCVTSVRRMYIINKEVCSRMICKEDEFMQDEICRQLAGLPPRRMRRSGQPRGPPCQWAKNKELNNPAAP is encoded by the exons GGATGATGGCTTTTAGAGCTCGCACACTGATGTGCATCATAGCCCTCTTTGTCTTTCCAGCTG ACTGGTTTCTTCCTATGGTCAATTGTCAAGAAGCCTCAACAG TTTTACCTGAAATAACCACTGATGTCTCTG GTGTGGCTGACACAGTAGCAGATGAACAAG TTCCGGCTGGCAGTACAACAATACCAG AATGCCGTGAAGAGCAGTTCCCTTGCACACGCCTATACTCTGTTCACAAACCTGTGAAGCAGTGTATCAAATACCTGTGTGTTACCAG TGTGCGTCGCATGTACATAATAAACAAGGAGGTGTGCTCTCGTATGATCTGCAAAGAGGATGAATTCATGCAAG ATGAGATCTGCCGCCAGCTGGCTGGCCTCCCCCCTCGACGCATGCGCCGCTCCGGTCAGCCCCGTGGTCCTCCTTGCCAATGGGCCAAGAACAAGGAGCTGAATAATCCTGCTGCTCCATGA
- the MFAP5 gene encoding microfibrillar-associated protein 5 isoform X2, whose protein sequence is MDNRMMAFRARTLMCIIALFVFPADWFLPMVNCQEASTVLPEITTDVSGVADTVADEQVPAGSTTIPECREEQFPCTRLYSVHKPVKQCIKYLCVTSVRRMYIINKEVCSRMICKEDEFMQDEICRQLAGLPPRRMRRSGQPRGPPCQWAKNKELNNPAAP, encoded by the exons atggacaaca GGATGATGGCTTTTAGAGCTCGCACACTGATGTGCATCATAGCCCTCTTTGTCTTTCCAGCTG ACTGGTTTCTTCCTATGGTCAATTGTCAAGAAGCCTCAACAG TTTTACCTGAAATAACCACTGATGTCTCTG GTGTGGCTGACACAGTAGCAGATGAACAAG TTCCGGCTGGCAGTACAACAATACCAG AATGCCGTGAAGAGCAGTTCCCTTGCACACGCCTATACTCTGTTCACAAACCTGTGAAGCAGTGTATCAAATACCTGTGTGTTACCAG TGTGCGTCGCATGTACATAATAAACAAGGAGGTGTGCTCTCGTATGATCTGCAAAGAGGATGAATTCATGCAAG ATGAGATCTGCCGCCAGCTGGCTGGCCTCCCCCCTCGACGCATGCGCCGCTCCGGTCAGCCCCGTGGTCCTCCTTGCCAATGGGCCAAGAACAAGGAGCTGAATAATCCTGCTGCTCCATGA